From Montipora foliosa isolate CH-2021 chromosome 6, ASM3666993v2, whole genome shotgun sequence, a single genomic window includes:
- the LOC138008410 gene encoding uncharacterized protein, protein MEGARVIFEGTAINISTRGQRHLGAALGSREYLEEYVGSKVEDWVSQVVKLAEFAMSQPQACYAALTFGLRHQWTHFLRTFPGIEDLLEPLERVIADVLIPSITDHHCTTPSERDLLALPVRLGGFGIINPSQDADLEYQASMKTTAPLVEKIVSQAHEKPDDAFVNSLQQSVRREKNEVLRTKLNDIKNSLTLKTQRTVELASKKGASNWLTVIPIDEMGFTLNKGEFRDALKLRYDWEIADKPSICVCGDVFNVDHAMVCRRGGFIIQRHNELRDLEADMLSMVCNDVKIEPVLQELTGESLPSGANRAPDARLDIHARGFWERQRSAFFDVRVCYPNADSYRDLDLKQVYKQHENDKKRLYTRRVMDVEQGTFTPLVFTTTGGMGEECKRYHNMQVGRAIRSEERRGLCHHRLLDTF, encoded by the coding sequence ATGGAGGGTGCTCGAGTAATTTTCGAAGGAACTGCGATTAACATCTCTACGCGGGGTCAAAGGCATCTGGGGGCAGCCCTGGGCTCCAGAGAATATCTGGAAGAATACGTCGGTAGCAAGGTGGAGGATTGGGTAAGCCAGGTGGTTAAGCTGGCAGAATTTGCCATGTCACAACCACAAGCGTGCTACGCAGCCCTTACATTTGGCTTGCGGCACCAATGGACACATTTTCTCAGAACATTCCCAGGTATAGAAGATCTACTAGAACCTTTAGAACGCGTCATTGCCGATGTCTTAATACCGTCAATAACGGACCATCATTGCACAACGCCGAGCGAAAGAGACCTCTTGGCATTGCCAGTTAGACTGGGTGGGTTTGGAATTATAAATCCAAGCCAGGATGCAGATCTAGAGTACCAAGCGTCAATGAAGACCACAGCGCCACTAGTCGAGAAAATTGTTTCACAAGCCCATGAAAAACCAGACGATGCCTTTGTTAACTCACTACAGCAGAGTGTGCGAAGAGAGAAAAACGAAGTGCTTCGAACAAAACTGAATGACATCAAGAACTCTCTTACTCTGAAGACACAGCGCACGGTTGAACTTGCTTCTAAAAAAGGTGCATCTAACTGGCTGACAGTCATACCGATCGATGAAATGGGCTTCACTCTGAACAAGGGCGAGTTTCGAGACGCTCTAAAGCTCAGATATGACTGGGAAATCGCCGATAAGCCATCTATTTGCGTGTGTGGCGATGTCTTTAATGTTGATCATGCCATGGTCTGCAGGCGTGGCGGCTTCATAATACAGCGCCATAATGAACTGAGAGATCTCGAGGCAGACATGCTCAGCATGGTCTGCAATGATGTCAAGATTGAGCCCGTCCTCCAGGAGCTCACGGGAGAGTCGCTGCCAAGCGGAGCTAACAGAGCTCCCGACGCTCGCCTAGACATCCATGCCAGAGGCTTTTGGGAAAGGCAAAGGTCAGCGTTCTTTGATGTACGGGTATGCTACCCCAACGCTGATTCTTATAGAGACCTGGACCTCAAGCAGGTATACAAGCAGCACGAGAACGACAAGAAGAGATTGTATACGCGAAGAGTGATGGACGTGGAACAGGGAACATTTACACCATTAGTATTTACAACAACAGGTGGCATGGGAGAAGAGTGCAAGAGATACCATAACATGCAGGTTGGCAGAGCTATTCGCAGCGAAGAAAGGAGAGGACTATGCCACCACCGTCTCTTGGATACGTTCTAA